In Maridesulfovibrio sp., a single genomic region encodes these proteins:
- the mqnC gene encoding cyclic dehypoxanthinyl futalosine synthase, which yields MMNLTQSPAELTDIFAKIEAGERIDFAEALALLEKADLFDLANLAHGIRMKKHPEPIVTYVIDRNINYSNICECGCRFCAFFKAPGQDGGFVISREELGMKIQETLDLGGTQILMQGGHNPDLPLTFYEEMLRFIKDNYPIHIHAFSPPEVVYFSELEGISIEEVLKRLIDAGLASIPGGGAEILVDEVRKKIAPRKCSASRWLEVMETAHNMGLRTTATMMFGHEETPADRVKHLFALREVQDRTGGFTAFIPWTFQPDNTNIPNARKMTSVEYLRMLAVSRIVLDNFDNLQVSWVTMGPKISQLALYYGGNDFGSTMIEENVVKAAGVSFRLSEQQIHTLIKKAGFIPRQRLMDYTLAEAENE from the coding sequence ATGATGAATTTGACTCAAAGTCCTGCTGAACTTACGGATATATTTGCGAAAATCGAAGCCGGGGAACGCATTGATTTTGCTGAAGCTCTGGCCCTTCTTGAAAAGGCCGACCTTTTCGACCTGGCCAACCTCGCACATGGAATACGGATGAAAAAACATCCGGAACCGATCGTCACATATGTAATAGACCGCAATATAAACTATTCCAATATATGTGAATGCGGGTGCAGATTCTGCGCCTTCTTCAAGGCTCCCGGACAGGACGGAGGTTTTGTCATCAGCCGTGAAGAACTGGGAATGAAAATTCAGGAGACACTCGACCTCGGCGGCACCCAGATACTCATGCAGGGTGGGCACAACCCGGATCTGCCGCTCACATTCTACGAGGAAATGCTCCGGTTCATCAAAGACAACTACCCGATCCATATCCACGCCTTTTCCCCGCCGGAAGTAGTCTATTTCAGCGAACTTGAGGGCATATCCATAGAAGAAGTGCTGAAGCGCCTGATCGATGCCGGGCTGGCATCAATTCCGGGCGGCGGGGCTGAAATTCTGGTAGATGAGGTGCGCAAGAAAATCGCACCGAGGAAGTGCTCCGCATCCAGATGGCTTGAGGTTATGGAAACCGCGCACAATATGGGCTTGAGGACTACCGCGACAATGATGTTCGGACACGAGGAAACACCTGCGGACAGGGTTAAGCATCTCTTTGCCCTGCGCGAGGTTCAGGACCGCACCGGGGGCTTCACAGCGTTCATCCCCTGGACTTTCCAGCCGGACAACACCAATATTCCCAATGCCCGCAAAATGACCAGTGTTGAATACCTGCGCATGCTTGCTGTTTCGCGCATTGTGCTGGACAATTTCGACAATCTGCAGGTTTCATGGGTAACCATGGGCCCGAAGATTTCTCAACTGGCCCTTTATTACGGCGGGAACGATTTCGGGTCCACAATGATTGAAGAGAACGTGGTCAAGGCAGCCGGAGTAAGCTTCAGACTTTCCGAGCAGCAGATTCACACACTGATCAAAAAAGCCGGATTTATCCCCAGACAACGTCTCATGGACTACACTCTTGCCGAGGCTGAAAATGAATAG
- a CDS encoding menaquinone biosynthesis protein: protein MNRVKVGRISYLNVLPIYYPLESGIIENDFDFVYGPPAHLNIMMSEGLMHVSSNSCIEYLRHSEQYLLLPDLAIGSRGPVQSVIMISRKPLEQLKGCNILVSAQTHTSAALLKILLTEYIPLNPTYETGNASSKLEQGERPEAILCIGDEALNLRKHEDYPYIFDLGEEWIRWTGLPFIFGIWLVRRDVAHREDVKEAIRALIRGKEWGQKNIARMSELTAENSILTPEETASYYEGLVYDLGEKEIEGMKVFAKYLLKTKQISQIPELEFIRI from the coding sequence ATGAATAGGGTCAAGGTCGGCAGAATCTCATATCTCAATGTACTGCCTATTTATTATCCGCTTGAATCGGGGATAATTGAAAACGACTTCGATTTCGTCTACGGACCTCCTGCACATTTGAACATCATGATGTCCGAGGGACTGATGCATGTGTCATCAAACTCGTGCATCGAGTATCTGCGCCACTCGGAACAGTATCTTCTGCTTCCGGACCTGGCCATAGGCAGCCGGGGCCCGGTCCAATCTGTAATCATGATCAGCCGCAAACCGCTGGAACAACTCAAGGGCTGCAATATTCTGGTCAGTGCCCAGACCCATACTTCCGCCGCTCTGCTGAAAATTCTCTTAACCGAATACATTCCGCTCAATCCGACCTATGAAACAGGAAACGCCTCCAGCAAATTGGAACAGGGTGAACGCCCCGAAGCAATCCTGTGCATCGGCGATGAAGCACTGAATCTTCGTAAGCACGAAGATTATCCATACATATTCGATCTCGGCGAAGAATGGATAAGGTGGACGGGCCTGCCTTTCATTTTCGGTATCTGGCTTGTAAGGCGCGATGTCGCCCATAGAGAAGATGTGAAAGAAGCGATCAGGGCGCTGATCAGGGGCAAGGAATGGGGGCAGAAAAACATTGCCCGCATGTCCGAACTTACGGCGGAAAACAGTATCCTCACACCGGAAGAAACTGCCTCATACTATGAAGGACTTGTTTACGATCTGGGAGAAAAGGAAATTGAAGGGATGAAAGTCTTTGCCAAATATCTGCTCAAGACTAAACAGATCTCACAAATTCCCGAACTTGAATTCATCAGGATTTAG